Proteins from a genomic interval of Neoarius graeffei isolate fNeoGra1 chromosome 24, fNeoGra1.pri, whole genome shotgun sequence:
- the nr2f1a gene encoding nuclear receptor subfamily 2 group F member 1-A isoform X2, translating to MPPTQPNPGQYALTNGDPLNGHCYLSGYISLLLRAEPYPTSRYGSQCMQPNNIMGIENICELAARLLFSAVEWARNIPFFPDLQITDQVSLLRLTWSELFVLNAAQCSMPLHVAPLLAAAGLHASPMSADRVVAFMDHIRIFQEQVEKLKALHVDSAEYSCIKAIVLFTSDACGLSDAAHIESLQEKSQCALEEYVRSQYPNQPSRFGKLLLRLPSLRTVSSSVIEQLFFVRLVGKTPIETLIRDMLLSGSSFNWPYMSIQ from the exons ATGCCTCCAACCCAGCCGAACCCAGGCCAGTACGCGCTCACCAACGGGGACCCTCTGAACGGCCACTGTTACCTCTCCGGATACATCTCGCTACTGCTGCGTGCCGAGCCTTACCCAACGTCCCGGTACGGCAGTCAGTGCATGCAGCCCAATAATATCATGGGGATCGAGAACATCTGTGAGTTGGCGGCTCGCCTCCTCTTCAGTGCCGTGGAATGGGCGCGGAACATCCCTTTCTTTCCCGACCTGCAGATCACCGACCAGGTGTCACTTCTCAGACTCACATGGAGCGAGTTGTTCGTGCTAAACGCGGCGCAGTGCTCCATGCCGCTGCATGTGGCGCCGTTGCTCGCTGCCGCCGGCCTGCACGCGTCGCCCATGTCCGCCGACCGCGTCGTGGCCTTCATGGATCACATTCGCATCTTCCAAGAGCAGGTCGAGAAGCTCAAGGCCCTGCACGTCGACTCGGCCGAGTACAGCTGCATTAAAGCCATCGTGCTCTTCACGTCAG ACGCTTGCGGCCTGTCGGATGCGGCCCACATTGAGAGCCTGCAGGAGAAGTCTCAGTGCGCCCTGGAGGAGTATGTGAGGAGCCAGTACCCCAACCAGCCGAGTCGCTTCGGCAAGCTGCTGCTGCGACTGCCCTCACTGCGTACCGTGTCCTCATCCGTCATCGAGCAGCTGTTCTTCGTGCGCTTGGTAGGTAAAACTCCAATTGAAACCCTCATCAGGGATATGTTGCTATCCGGGAGCAGCTTCAACTGGCCCTACATGTCCATTCAATGA
- the nr2f1a gene encoding nuclear receptor subfamily 2 group F member 1-A isoform X1 produces MAMVVSVWRDPQEDVAGGAASGPNPAAQPAREQQQAASAAPHTPQTPSQPGAPSTPGTAGDKSSQNSGQSQQHIECVVCGDKSSGKHYGQFTCEGCKSFFKRSVRRNLTYTCRANRNCPIDQHHRNQCQYCRLKKCLKVGMRREAVQRGRMPPTQPNPGQYALTNGDPLNGHCYLSGYISLLLRAEPYPTSRYGSQCMQPNNIMGIENICELAARLLFSAVEWARNIPFFPDLQITDQVSLLRLTWSELFVLNAAQCSMPLHVAPLLAAAGLHASPMSADRVVAFMDHIRIFQEQVEKLKALHVDSAEYSCIKAIVLFTSDACGLSDAAHIESLQEKSQCALEEYVRSQYPNQPSRFGKLLLRLPSLRTVSSSVIEQLFFVRLVGKTPIETLIRDMLLSGSSFNWPYMSIQ; encoded by the exons ATGGCAATGGTAGTTAGCGTCTGGCGCGATCCGCAGGAAGACGTGGCCGGAGGAGCGGCGAGCGGCCCGAACCCCGCAGCGCAGCCGGCGAGGGAGCAGCAGCAGGCGGCGTCGGCGGCACCGCACACCCCGCAGACACCCAGCCAGCCGGGAGCGCCGTCCACCCCAGGCACGGCCGGAGACAAGAGCAGCCAGAACTCAGGCCAGAGCCAGCAGCACATCGAGTGCGTGGTTTGCGGAGACAAATCGAGCGGCAAGCACTATGGCCAGTTCACCTGCGAGGGATGCAAAAGTTTCTTCAAGCGGAGTGTCCGGAGGAACTTAACGTATACGTGCCGTGCCAACAGGAACTGTCCTATTGACCAGCACCATCGCAATCAGTGCCAATACTGTCGGCTCAAGAAGTGCTTAAAAGTGGGCATGCGACGGGAAG CGGTTCAGCGAGGAAGGATGCCTCCAACCCAGCCGAACCCAGGCCAGTACGCGCTCACCAACGGGGACCCTCTGAACGGCCACTGTTACCTCTCCGGATACATCTCGCTACTGCTGCGTGCCGAGCCTTACCCAACGTCCCGGTACGGCAGTCAGTGCATGCAGCCCAATAATATCATGGGGATCGAGAACATCTGTGAGTTGGCGGCTCGCCTCCTCTTCAGTGCCGTGGAATGGGCGCGGAACATCCCTTTCTTTCCCGACCTGCAGATCACCGACCAGGTGTCACTTCTCAGACTCACATGGAGCGAGTTGTTCGTGCTAAACGCGGCGCAGTGCTCCATGCCGCTGCATGTGGCGCCGTTGCTCGCTGCCGCCGGCCTGCACGCGTCGCCCATGTCCGCCGACCGCGTCGTGGCCTTCATGGATCACATTCGCATCTTCCAAGAGCAGGTCGAGAAGCTCAAGGCCCTGCACGTCGACTCGGCCGAGTACAGCTGCATTAAAGCCATCGTGCTCTTCACGTCAG ACGCTTGCGGCCTGTCGGATGCGGCCCACATTGAGAGCCTGCAGGAGAAGTCTCAGTGCGCCCTGGAGGAGTATGTGAGGAGCCAGTACCCCAACCAGCCGAGTCGCTTCGGCAAGCTGCTGCTGCGACTGCCCTCACTGCGTACCGTGTCCTCATCCGTCATCGAGCAGCTGTTCTTCGTGCGCTTGGTAGGTAAAACTCCAATTGAAACCCTCATCAGGGATATGTTGCTATCCGGGAGCAGCTTCAACTGGCCCTACATGTCCATTCAATGA